Within Lytechinus pictus isolate F3 Inbred chromosome 7, Lp3.0, whole genome shotgun sequence, the genomic segment TGCTCATTCTCATGTTGTATTACACAATCAATGGAAGGATTGTTGAAGGATTTAGACTAGTTCCTTTCCCAACTTTCCCCTCTTTGGCACAAAAGGCATTCCTGTCTGTTGACTGGTTGTCGACCTGGCTGTAAAAGTGATGGACACTGTTATAGAAATGTATCATACAAGTAAAAGATCAGTGACTTTATATAGTAgttgtatttattatttgttttggacttatttttattcagatttaTCATTTCCTGTTTCATTCATAGTCAATGTATGAATTTGAATGAatgtatcatttattattatatactaTTATATATCTGTTATCAATATCTTGCACTCTGCACTGTGAAGATTTCAAGTGGTACATCTGTCagaatttgttattattatttgcttGGGGTCACCTGTGCCAGGTAGGCAAAAtacgaactgaatcactatgaccgcAGGTCTcccctcccgatataactgattgggggagtgcaggtggaccactacaccgagGTTTCCCCCTTCTCtcatacgaatagtgcagtgggttcttaacatgCAAAGGTGGCGACTCTTCTCTACACGGGACCTCCATTTAATGTCCTATCAGAGTGacagagtgttttccactgtagcatagcctgcatctatgaaacatgggagagacgtttacacacaacacAGGCTTCAGTGGTCTGCCcagggtggactcgaacccacaaCCTTTGGTTCAACAGGCAGACACTTTACCGACAGGACCAACCtaatttatttgaatcaaattGATTTATAGTATCACTGTGGTAGATAAGAAGAAGTGTTCTGTTATTTGGTTTGGGTTACTGGTGATTATTTTCTCAATTAGTAATGTATTAAAAATAGCACAGAACTTGGAACCCAGTTCGCCTCCTCCCATATAGGCCTatccatttttttcatattcttgaTACCAACATGTATACCCTGCCATCAAATAAGTGGAAattaaattgtgaatttttggttttaaaaatatgaGCCCTTTGATTTCTTCTCTATTTTTAAGGCAGGACTGTCTGGAAGCTCACTAGaaaaatttatatttctattAACTATTCAATTCTTCAGTTATGAACAAGAGGTTGTCCATAATCAAAATGCAATGGAATACCTTAAGATATAGAAAAATACAGAGCATATTTACTGTAGGTTCATGGTATTCAAAGTATGTGTTCTTATATGTGTTGTCAATGGAGTTGTTAAAGCTATCTTCATCTAAACGACAAACCGACGTACAGTTTTGTGCCCACCCAACAAGCGCAATTTTCCTGTGGCAATGAAAATGCTGACAATTTGGTATAAATAAGTTTCCACCACTATAAGCGTGATCATTCATGACAATTACTGAgctacataaatatttttttgttatatgcCCGTCCTATGGGaagtattatggtatcacgctcggtgtccttCCGTTCGTCTCtccattaacttttccttgtaaacgcgataaggtcagtttaacttaacctaagcTCATATAacttggtgtgtatgatactagcatggatcccagggagcctattgattttggggtcaaaggtcaaggtcacagtgacatcttttcatcttacccttctgcagtccttgtaagcATAACtacagtttaacttaacctacaCTCATAGTATTTGGTGGTGTATGATACTAGCCTGGATTCAGGAAGCCTATCAGTTATGAGATCAAAAGGTCAaagtcacactgacatgttttcattttaccttttctgcagtccttgttaacgcaataacttcagttgaacttaatctaggctcatgttatttggtgtgtatgatactagcatgaatcccagCAAGAGTATTgtttttgaggtcaaaggtcaaggtcacattgacatgttttcatcttgcccttctgcagtccttgtaaacgcgataacttcagtttaacttaatctCGGCTCATgttatttggtgtgtatgatactagcatgaatcccagCAAGcgtattgattttgaggtcaaaggtcaaggtcacactgacatgttttcattttacccttctgcagtccttgtaaatgggataacttcagtttaacttaatctaggctcatataatttggtgtatatgatactagcatagatctcaggaattctattgattttgaggtcagaaggtcaagtcgccaccttccacttttcttgcttgaccaataactatATTCTGTGTTagaggcgggcgtattatgtgctcgccttagcgacactcttgtttccATTATTGCTACACATACTTtcagtataaaatgaaaatgttgaaatacTGGTAAAAATAATTTGCCACCATGAAAAAATTACTGAATATCTATATTGCTTGtttctacatgtattatttctacacatatttccaattttagaaATCAAAGATTTTGGTTGTGTCTTGTGCTTACACTGCATGAGACATCTGtttatatttctcttttcttttccttttccagTAATATAACTTGACAATGCTGTTCACATGGTATTCAGCTTGGTGCTAATATTTTATAGGGAGAGGATTTTATATTTTACACATAAAGCCACATTTTATAatacatttatgtttttatatcTTTATCATTGGTTTTCATTACATATTTATCAATGCATTTCATTATGTGGACTTTAACAGTTGAATGAATGAACTTGAATTTTTGGAACATCAATGAAATTCTGCTGAAGTtttctttgattaaaaaaaatcattaagtcTAATGTTTAATCCCGAGTATTCAAGATATATCAAGTATTCAGTAGGTAATCAGTCCTTTCATTATGAAGGAAAGTAATTGTACAGAATCTTGCACAATCTGTAAATTAATTTGCACTATGAACTTGTATTCGTTATATAATGGATGTTGATGCGAtggattcattttttattgtattcatATATTTGATTAAGGTGGATTTTAGGAAGTGGTCCTGTTACGAGTACCGTATTCAGAAAGAGCTGCACAACGTGTACATACATAGAATGTTATTATGTTTTTGAGTAATTTGATGTACAGATCAATGTACCGTTAAGAATAATATTGTAATGAAACAGTTCCTTACAAGAAtaactatttgtttttgtgcTTTATTCCAACATTGTCTGATCTCTAGTAATAGTATGTGTTTTAAGAGAGAGAAATATGTACACAGGAATGATTCAATTACaactaaaatcaattttatgagCTGAAATCAAATTTATGAGATTCGATTGGCCATCAGACTACAAAATTCATATCGGCTGttagtttatcataaatttgatttcaaatcaTAAAATTAAGAATTAGGCCCAGTATTAACTGGGAAGAGAATATGAAAAATGTGGAGTGGATTCAGTTTGCAAGTGTGTACCAGAAATGAGAATGGCATATGATGGAGTTGAGTGGAGGGATATTGCGATCAATGTGTgaaccaggggagcgtttcatcaatattttcatccgaaaagttgtcagatctgacatctttccatgattttgattggcagagaggcactgttcctatggtaactgtcggataaaatgggacttgtcggataaaacgtccgacaagtcctttcatgaaacgcccccctggagAAGAACTGTACTTCAATAGATATTTAATCTCTTGAAGCAGGAGTTCACAATCGATTGTATAAGTGATCAGTCTATTGCAACCCATGAAGGAAATACAATTGGATTGGAAATATTAATTGTATCTCCCTATGTTCCTTGATATTTTACTCTAATAAGGTACTAAGCAATGACATCACATTACAATTttaaatttcagcattttggaTAGCATGTCTCAATGGGGCAAGATGATAAACATCTTCAGCAAAAATTAGTTTGgaggtggtgggggggggggggtgtggctCCCAGGAAGTGCTTAGACCCAGAGCTGCCAACTTTAATTGTGAACAAGAGTGTCGCCAAGACGAACACATAATACGCCTGCCTGTATAAACacagaaaatggagttattggtcaagcaagaaaagtggaaggtggtgactccacctttgaccttctgacctcaaaatcaaaagaattccTGGGATCTGTGCTACTAAAGGCAGAGCTGGTCTTGCGTAATATCAGCTGTTGTTTATGGTCTAACCCTCGGGCTTGCCTGATAAGAGGGATTATTGGGCGATACAGGGTTGATAGCGcttggaaatgaaatatcatgGATCCTCCCTCTTTGTCTCTCTCCTTTTACGTTTCTGTTCTTTGCATTTCCTCTTacttttccttcttttgtttcttaaaaTATTATTCTTCTTTCCCTCTTCGGCTTctatctttcttccttcctttggcttctatctttctttaattctttctctttctttcatttctttatacATTGCATATGCAGcgttttatttctctttaatagTTTTCTTATTTCGGGGCCGATTTTCTTTGTTCGAAACTTAAACAGAATAacattggatttcaaaatacaatatgcctttgaaaacttgattaaatatcaaatacaataatttaattccgaaaGGTCTACTACAGACAGAGCTGCTCTTACGGTTTGCAATCCTCGGGCTTTCCTGCGGAGGAGAAATGTTACATGAGAGGGATTATTGGGCGATTCAGGGTTGATAGCGCTTGGGAATGAAATATCTTGGTTCCTCCATAGACCTACTAAAGTCCATGGTTCCTCCAATGCCCTGAGCTAGTGCAGTCGCCTCTCCGAGGGTTTGACGTAATGCTACAACATTccgcgctatataaatgccttttattattattgttattacaacatgtaaatattaaagggatggtccaggctggagatattttatcttaataaatagagtaaaattcacagagcaaaatgctggaaatttcatcaaaatcggataacaataacgaagttattggaTTTTAAAGATTTGGATTATTcgggtgaaacagttctaggcatgtcttcatgaatattcattaggtgggctgatgatgtcatatccccaattgttcttttgtattttatcatatgaaattaggtttattcaagaatgttctaccaagaactaaaacaattggattgacaactgatttagttttttattgccgcaacttatttcatcataatggagacacatcattcacacatgtatgaaaaatgaaacaattatcatttcatgtaataacataagaaaaacgaaagtgggggtatgacatcatcagcccacctaatgaatattcatgacgatgtgcatataactgtttaaaaaaaatattgataaacttaaaaattcaataagttcgttatttgttatccgattttgatgaaattttcagcattttgctctgtgaattttactctatttatttagatataaatattttcagcccagaccatccctttaaagttcATTCCATTCTGGAGAATACACGGTCCTTGAGACATCTATATCCTACAGCATGTACAGCATCCAGATGAGAATATaaccaataataatataaaaacaagtttgtgatgaatttacaatataaaatatttatttaaaaaaatattggttgtgGTCAGTGTTTTGAACAACATACACATACGGTACAACAATGAACTTGATCGGTTGTCACAATTGATTGTAAACAGtgattgtgattgatccgatcaatcacaactatggacagccagcaacgtcaacatctaacatgcatgcatgtttcttcaaaatattttctatgatgtatattcatacattcatcgttctcttgaagattcagtgtgattctctctGTTTACTATAAAGGAGATtgcgcaaatttcctgtagaaaaaattatgacactgatggatttccatagagttacaattgattggaccaatcgtaactctttgtaagatggggcccagtgGTGGAGCGTTGGCAAAAATATAACGTTTTTTTATTCTCTGGGGCTACCGTACTTTACACAACTTACTGGCTAAATCTACAACATTGGATGAGTTTTGACATTACAGTGAATGGAGATTTTCAgggctcttttttttcttcattttccagggctcttttgattATTTTGGGGCAAAATAGCCCGAGCcctgtgtaatttttttcctcggtgttataataataatactaatacatgagatttgtatagtgcactttccatcttgattagatgctcaaggcgcttcagagcagaacaacaaaaactatttacatataatacatatCTGAACAATAAGACaatgtctatcaaaaaacaCTCTTATACAcgtatgttttcaggttgcccttgaaggtggtcactgaagtctgggttttcaTACTCTGTTGGAGAGAATTCCACAGGCTAGGCCCTGCATGAGCAAAGGCCCCTTCCCCGCATGATTTCTTAGCAACTCGAATTTGTAAAAGATTAGATGATGAGGATTGTAAATTTCTTGAGGGTTGGTAATTATGCATCAAGACCTAATATTGCAACTGGGGGAAGTTCCATTGActatatgaaaaatcaaaaggAGGATTTTAAAGACTATGCGTTCCTTCAGGGGCAACCAGTGAAAAGTTTTCAATATAGGGGtgatgttattcatgattaataTGTTGGTATTCCATAAATATAACGGTGACATAGTAGAAGCAGGTGATTTAGTTTATTCTCTAGCTACATGGCAATGTGGTATCTCTTTTAAAATGATTCTATCAAAGGcatgttacaagctactgtaATCCTGTCACTTGATTGGCTGGAGCAAATCTGTCAAAGAAATGTAGATTGTTAAGGATAGGATAAGGACCTCAGCAATTCTCAACCGCGAATATCCAGTTCGCTGGTTGGCTTGACATGTACGTAATTCTCTAGTTTGTCCTGATGAAGACCTGTGCTTTCACTGCATACATGGAGAGAGTAAATCCAAGTTGCTATCAAAAGTTCAGTTTCTTCCATCAGTTAAGAACTCAAATATCATATGCAGTTTTAGATAAGCCATCTCCTAAGCTCTGGTCTTGCATTCACTTTCCTCATGCATCTGTGCCTCAAATCACCGCGAGTGAAATGTAGTGACTTTGTTGATCCAGAGAGCCTAAAACACGCAGCATGTTTGCCTTTTTAAAAGGAATAGCTCGGCTAATTGCGTCATTGTGTCATATTCCTCGAACGTTCTAATTCCTCACAGCATTTTAAGAGGGCAGTTTGAACCTCCGAAGCACACTGTATTTGAGACTTGACTGTTGTGATATACTGGCCATACGTCAGAGCTTCCGTGGGCATCATATCTGGTTTATGCGAGTGGACAAGTGGAACAGGGGTGTATCGCGCCCCATCCAAGAACTGGGTGGTGCAATCATAGGCAAGACGCTGACAAcagaaaatagataaatgaatcaGTCATATGGTTATTGCCTTATTGGATTCTGAAGTTTGCTTTAAAATTATCTAATCTTGGCCCATTTTCCATCATCTTATTGTAGGAAtaatatcctatattatttcAACCCTTAGTTAACTGGTGGGGGTTGCTTTGAAAGTGTTGATttaatttaaacagatattatatcattataatctTCACCAGTATTTGTGCATCATGAGTTGAAACTCTAATTGGGCTGTTTTAAATTGAATACCGGTATTGATTTCAGATGGTCAGTTTTGCTTTTCGCTACAAAATGTACACATAAAATGTTTCTGATTAAATTTATCAGGATACATAAATATCCAACTACATTGTACACATAAACAGTATATTTCCTGAAAAGTAAACAAACAATATACTCTGCATAAGACAGCCTGCCATAAATCGAATAATCGCCCAACTAGATGCATTATTTCAgaccagaatatatatatgcaaaacaCAACACATGTATTAATAATTTTGACTAAGTCAATTTTAGATTTCTCTGGTGCCAAGAGTTTTGACttaatacactgcaaaaactccggtattgatttaacaccagcccataatctatatctgtccacaacagagaagtgttaaacaacaccagttttgttttggtctaacaccagcaGGCCGTttgataaagctgttcgtaagttaagagcgactttaagaacgactggtgaacctttctaacgcactaaaccatcgccaatgaatataccgttaaccacaaaaaaggatcaccagtcgttcttaaagtcgctcttaacttacgaacagctttatgaaacacccaccagatatgtgtttatacaacaccaattagtattaaaacatcggtttgattccacactggtgttatttcaatacttctctggtgtagacatatatagattccgggctggtgttaaatcaacaccggagttttggCAGTGTACGCTGAGTCACCTGTatattaaacatatatatttcatcaaataaacAAGCCCTGCTTAATTATTTATCTCTTTTACTTACAAGAGACAGCTCCAACTGATCACACAAAGAATAGAATTCCTCCAAGCTTTTGTCAAATCTTGCTGCAATATCATCTGATGCTTTTCTAAGTTAACAAGAGACATAAATCATGTGTAATAAGCATGTAATCAATACATAAA encodes:
- the LOC129265775 gene encoding mediator of RNA polymerase II transcription subunit 29-like; the encoded protein is MAGMQPPNAAQMGGVPPPHPQTMPGQPTPPAQILPQGQQQQQQATAASHHHQQHQDHDTIAKVRMTALLLKEALRNLMKIAAQAFSHSATIDNTTKASDDIAARFDKSLEEFYSLCDQLELSLRLAYDCTTQFLDGARYTPVPLVHSHKPDMMPTEALTYGQYITTVKSQIQCASEVQTALLKCCEELERSRNMTQ